The following coding sequences lie in one Streptomyces venezuelae genomic window:
- a CDS encoding type I polyketide synthase, translated as MLSSEENLDAVLGVSPFGRPDARLVSAVCRAGGLGILDLGTGDRHAREELARLCRWEPERFGVRVGARCGLRPADLDTLPPGRPHTVLLGLGSAWPTGELSGYYWVLVEVADHEEAVRAVADGADGLVVCGSEGGARGAGGAGAVGGVRGEGAGARDLSGGGLSTFVLLQRILADPDLPVPVWACGGIGPRTAAAAVLGGAAGVVLDTQLALLAESGLPERDRAVLAAMDGGGTAAGGGGRLPRRGQAAPERELPVGEDGFLAARFAARWGTAAETVRGIRTAIAQAAAPPAPVSRPAGTGLPVAQGPMTRVSDCPEFAAAVADEGGLPFLALALADGDQTRALLAATRAELRDRPWGVGILGFADEGIRAAQLAAVREARPTHAVIAGGRPGQAAELEAAGIRTFLHVPSPVLLRQYLAAGARRFVFEGSECGGHVGPLASFPLWEAQLAVLEEYADGDPEVLAQVQVMFAGGIHDARSSAMVTALAAPLAARGMAVGVLMGTAYLFTREAVALGAVQPGFQRQVAAADASALLRTAPGHATRCVPSPFTAAFAAEEERLREQGVAPERRWAQLERLNLGRLRIASKGVERRDGELLPADERRQLAAGMFMAGQVSVLRRRPTTIRALHAEVVAGAEEFLAERRTALRLRFPLPAPPPTTETAAPEPLDVAIVGMACMFPQADGLDAYWAQILEGTDAVTEVPADRWDPAVHHGTDDDRTPSRWGGFLPRIPFDPLAHGIPPASLGAIEPVQLLTLEAARRALEDAGYAGHAGHAGRPGHAGRAGRAFDRSRPFDRSRPFDRSRASVIFGAEAGSDLAHATTLRTVLPSYLDSVPEALAEQLPRLTEDSFPGMLANVISGRIANRLDLGGANYTVDAACASSLAAVDAACKELVHGTSDLVLCGGADLHNGINDYLLFASVGAMSPTGRCRTFDADADGIALGEGVACVVLKRLADAERDGDRVYAVIRGVGRSSDGRSLGLTAPGPAGQRAALERAYAQARVSPAEVGLIEAHGTGTVVGDRTELTVLTEVFAEAGAETGRCALGSVKSQIGHTKCAAGLAGLIKTALALHTGVLPPTRQLTRPNPAWDRHTSPFVFHAEARPWATEPAERRAGVSAFGFGGTNFHVVLRAHEGGAPPPHGHAHWPAELFTFRGDDEDAAAREVRWLLDLIEDRPVTPRLRDLAATTARRAARRPGPVRIAVVAREVDDLPGLLRRAMAGEDDPAAGIFVAGMRGSGGGVGGGVDGGGGGGVGGGGGGGRVAFLFPGQGSQRPGMSGELLIAFPETQQHLRLGSACAAALYPPAGFTPDADERRRAGLTDTRNAQPALGIAGLATADLLARAGVRPDLAAGHSYGELVALCAAGAFTPEALATLSTRRAEAILDATGEDAGAMAAVGTDATTTSAVLRGVGLGLDGGAGRVVLANLNAPDQCVVSGPADAVRAAVTALGDAGHGAKLLPVACAFHSPLVANAGPVFGEALAEVTVREPEFPVWANATAAPYPYSPEAIKAGLAAQIASPVRFAEQIEAMYEAGARIFVEVGPGRVLSTLVRRILGDDRPYRTIPTEPHAGAGLPGFLAALARLAVEGVPVDTGWLFQGRATTDLEESVPEAPAGWTVDGHLVRDASGEPLPGGLRPARRISLEADVSEAARGDRDELLTEFLRGTREMVAAQREVLLAYFGAFPSPEAGVAEGAPRDPAPVRVSRPEPEATPTPVPVPMPAPPEPAGGTDLLDAVLRIISGRTGYPADMIEPDLDLEADLGIDSIKRTEIAGELAGLVGGGADAVDLGDHALEALSRARTAEAITRWLEARREAPQGAGGLAARPEEAQGDGLLGTAPKRYVMGRVPLGPPPLGAANLDLTGKRFAVVGGAASGGRADAGTEAGSMAHSVAAELRRRGAEVVLLAGDCELPEAIRGSGDGTSGTEPDQAGVDGLIHVGALTEDARPALPSAFPAYAAALARRPAWLVGVCPATGAAGAGLPGLFRTAAREHPATNIRLVRLTEWPAGPAGPDGPAGPDGPAGPAEPAESVAPAGPAEPAGRAEPNGLAGPAGRAEPNGLAGPAGPAGPAEPAEFIAPAGPAGSAEPAGPAEPAGRAEPNGLAGPAGPAGRAGPNGLAGPDSPAGPVEPVARAGLAGPAEPISPAGLAGPAEPVSPAGLAGPAEPVSPAGSAGPAAPAGSTAPAGPTAPTGPTAPPEPATPPPSPPPSLTELARALVTELADPRPEPVVDHTPEGRFAPRAEPAPLGPSAHRGAGPGGGDGRAEALACGLTPESVVVLAGGGRGITARFALALATAARCRVELLGRTPLPDVPEDKATAAARDRAALRAALAAQGGRTPAEVDRAAGIVLAQREVGATLRELGRLGSPARYHVTDLRDPDAVDRALKEVMAEYGRIDGIVGGAGVIEDRLMADKDAASFDRVYGTKVDGARHLLDATAAALVGDQRPLFAVLFGSVSAVLGNRGQCDYAAANDALESLGAAWSARTGNRALTVHWGPWAPTGSHAGMVTPELGRDYARRGVGLIDPDEGVLALLRELAWGDPAATSVVLTASAL; from the coding sequence ATGCTGTCTTCTGAGGAAAACCTGGACGCGGTCCTCGGGGTGAGCCCTTTCGGTCGCCCGGACGCCCGTCTGGTGAGCGCGGTGTGCCGGGCGGGCGGCCTCGGCATCCTCGACCTCGGGACGGGCGACCGGCACGCACGCGAGGAACTCGCCCGACTCTGCCGCTGGGAACCCGAACGCTTCGGCGTGCGGGTGGGCGCCCGCTGCGGACTGCGCCCCGCGGACCTGGACACCCTGCCGCCGGGCCGCCCGCACACGGTGCTGCTGGGCCTGGGCTCGGCCTGGCCGACCGGCGAACTCAGCGGCTACTACTGGGTCCTGGTCGAGGTCGCCGACCACGAGGAGGCGGTCCGGGCGGTGGCGGACGGGGCGGATGGTCTCGTCGTGTGCGGGAGCGAGGGCGGCGCGCGGGGTGCGGGTGGGGCGGGGGCCGTCGGGGGTGTGAGAGGCGAAGGTGCGGGTGCCCGGGACCTGAGCGGCGGGGGCCTGAGTACCTTCGTTCTTCTGCAGCGGATCCTCGCGGACCCCGACCTGCCGGTGCCCGTCTGGGCGTGCGGCGGCATCGGCCCCCGCACCGCCGCGGCCGCCGTGCTGGGCGGCGCGGCCGGTGTCGTCCTCGACACGCAACTCGCTCTCCTCGCCGAATCCGGCCTGCCCGAACGCGATCGGGCCGTGCTCGCGGCGATGGACGGCGGCGGGACGGCCGCCGGTGGCGGCGGACGGCTCCCGCGTCGCGGACAGGCTGCTCCGGAGCGGGAGCTGCCCGTCGGCGAGGACGGATTTCTCGCCGCCCGGTTCGCCGCCCGCTGGGGTACGGCGGCGGAGACGGTACGTGGGATACGTACCGCCATCGCGCAGGCAGCGGCACCTCCAGCACCTGTCTCCCGCCCCGCGGGCACCGGACTGCCCGTCGCACAGGGTCCGATGACCAGGGTCAGCGACTGCCCGGAGTTCGCCGCGGCAGTCGCCGACGAGGGCGGACTGCCGTTCCTGGCGCTGGCTCTCGCGGACGGCGACCAGACCCGCGCCCTCCTCGCCGCCACCCGCGCCGAACTGCGCGACCGTCCCTGGGGCGTCGGCATACTCGGCTTCGCCGACGAGGGAATCCGCGCGGCCCAGCTCGCGGCGGTACGGGAGGCCCGGCCCACCCACGCCGTCATCGCGGGCGGCAGACCCGGACAGGCCGCCGAACTGGAGGCCGCCGGTATACGGACCTTCCTGCACGTCCCGTCGCCGGTGCTGCTGCGGCAGTATCTGGCCGCCGGGGCCCGCAGGTTCGTGTTCGAGGGCTCCGAGTGCGGCGGGCACGTGGGGCCGCTCGCCTCCTTCCCGCTGTGGGAGGCGCAGTTGGCCGTGCTGGAGGAGTACGCGGACGGCGACCCCGAGGTGCTCGCGCAGGTCCAGGTGATGTTCGCCGGAGGCATCCACGACGCGCGGTCCTCCGCGATGGTCACGGCCCTTGCCGCACCGCTCGCCGCCCGCGGCATGGCCGTCGGCGTGCTCATGGGCACCGCGTACCTCTTCACCCGGGAGGCGGTCGCCCTCGGCGCCGTACAGCCGGGCTTCCAGCGCCAGGTCGCCGCGGCGGACGCGTCGGCACTCCTGCGTACCGCGCCCGGACACGCCACCCGCTGCGTGCCGAGCCCCTTCACCGCGGCGTTCGCCGCGGAGGAGGAACGGCTGCGGGAGCAAGGCGTGGCGCCGGAGCGGAGGTGGGCACAGCTGGAACGTCTGAACCTGGGCCGGCTGCGTATCGCCAGCAAAGGCGTCGAGCGCCGCGACGGCGAGCTGCTCCCCGCCGATGAGCGGCGCCAGCTGGCCGCCGGAATGTTCATGGCGGGACAGGTGTCCGTGCTGCGTAGGCGACCGACCACGATCCGCGCACTGCACGCCGAAGTGGTGGCGGGGGCCGAGGAGTTCCTGGCCGAGCGGAGGACGGCCCTGCGCCTGCGTTTCCCGCTTCCGGCGCCGCCGCCCACCACGGAGACCGCGGCCCCCGAGCCGCTTGACGTCGCCATCGTCGGCATGGCCTGCATGTTCCCGCAGGCGGACGGCCTCGACGCCTACTGGGCGCAGATCCTCGAAGGGACCGACGCCGTCACCGAAGTCCCCGCCGACCGCTGGGACCCGGCGGTCCACCACGGCACCGACGACGACCGCACGCCCTCGCGCTGGGGCGGCTTCCTGCCGCGGATCCCCTTCGACCCGCTGGCCCACGGCATTCCGCCCGCCTCGCTCGGCGCCATCGAACCCGTCCAGCTCCTCACCCTCGAAGCGGCTCGGCGTGCGCTTGAGGACGCGGGATATGCGGGTCACGCGGGCCATGCGGGCCGCCCGGGACACGCAGGCCGCGCGGGCCGGGCCTTCGACCGCTCCCGTCCCTTCGACCGCTCCCGCCCCTTCGACCGTTCCCGCGCCTCGGTCATCTTCGGCGCGGAGGCGGGCAGCGACCTCGCCCACGCCACCACCCTGCGCACGGTCCTCCCCTCCTACCTCGACTCCGTGCCCGAAGCCCTGGCCGAACAGTTGCCCCGCCTCACCGAGGACTCGTTCCCCGGGATGCTCGCCAACGTCATCTCCGGCCGCATCGCCAACCGACTCGACCTCGGCGGCGCCAACTACACGGTCGACGCGGCCTGCGCGTCCTCGCTGGCCGCCGTCGACGCCGCCTGCAAGGAACTCGTCCACGGCACCAGCGACCTGGTGCTCTGCGGCGGCGCAGACCTGCACAACGGGATCAACGACTACCTGCTCTTCGCCTCCGTGGGCGCGATGTCGCCGACCGGCCGCTGCCGTACGTTCGACGCGGACGCCGACGGCATCGCGCTCGGAGAGGGCGTGGCCTGCGTGGTGCTCAAGCGGCTCGCCGACGCCGAACGCGACGGCGACCGTGTCTACGCCGTGATCAGGGGGGTGGGCCGCTCCAGCGACGGGCGCTCGCTCGGCCTCACCGCGCCCGGCCCGGCGGGGCAGCGCGCCGCACTGGAACGCGCCTACGCCCAGGCCCGCGTCTCGCCGGCCGAGGTCGGACTGATCGAGGCGCACGGGACCGGCACGGTCGTCGGTGACCGCACCGAACTGACGGTGCTGACCGAGGTGTTCGCGGAAGCGGGCGCGGAGACGGGCAGGTGTGCGCTCGGCTCCGTCAAGTCCCAGATCGGGCACACGAAGTGCGCGGCGGGTCTGGCGGGTCTGATCAAGACCGCGCTGGCCCTGCACACGGGTGTCCTGCCGCCGACGCGCCAGCTGACCCGCCCCAACCCGGCCTGGGACCGGCACACGAGCCCCTTCGTCTTCCATGCGGAGGCCCGCCCGTGGGCGACGGAACCCGCCGAACGCCGCGCCGGGGTCAGCGCGTTCGGCTTCGGCGGCACGAATTTCCATGTGGTCCTGCGCGCCCACGAAGGCGGGGCGCCCCCGCCGCACGGGCACGCGCACTGGCCCGCTGAGTTGTTCACCTTCCGCGGTGACGACGAGGACGCGGCGGCCCGCGAAGTCCGGTGGCTGCTCGACCTGATCGAAGACCGCCCGGTCACGCCACGCCTGCGGGACCTGGCGGCCACGACTGCCCGGCGTGCCGCGCGACGCCCAGGTCCGGTACGTATCGCTGTCGTCGCGCGAGAAGTGGACGACCTGCCGGGGTTGCTGCGGAGAGCGATGGCGGGGGAGGACGATCCGGCGGCGGGGATCTTCGTCGCGGGGATGCGGGGGAGCGGCGGTGGGGTCGGAGGCGGTGTCGACGGCGGTGGTGGAGGTGGAGTTGGTGGAGGTGGAGGTGGAGGCCGTGTCGCCTTCCTCTTCCCCGGCCAGGGCAGCCAACGCCCCGGTATGAGCGGGGAACTCCTCATCGCCTTCCCCGAGACACAGCAGCACCTGCGCCTCGGCTCCGCCTGCGCTGCCGCGCTCTACCCGCCCGCCGGCTTCACCCCCGACGCGGACGAACGCCGGCGCGCCGGGCTCACGGACACCCGCAATGCCCAACCGGCCCTGGGCATTGCGGGCCTCGCCACCGCAGACCTGCTCGCCCGCGCGGGAGTGCGCCCGGACCTGGCCGCGGGCCACTCCTACGGCGAACTGGTCGCCCTGTGCGCGGCGGGCGCCTTCACACCGGAGGCACTGGCCACGCTGAGCACCCGCCGCGCCGAGGCGATCCTCGATGCGACGGGCGAGGACGCGGGCGCCATGGCGGCGGTGGGTACGGACGCGACCACGACCTCGGCGGTGCTGCGGGGAGTGGGACTCGGGCTGGACGGCGGGGCCGGTCGCGTCGTGTTGGCCAATCTCAACGCGCCGGACCAGTGCGTCGTCTCTGGCCCGGCCGACGCCGTACGGGCCGCGGTGACTGCCCTCGGCGATGCCGGGCACGGCGCCAAGTTGCTGCCCGTCGCCTGCGCCTTCCACAGCCCGCTCGTCGCGAACGCGGGCCCCGTCTTCGGCGAGGCCCTCGCGGAAGTGACCGTGCGGGAACCGGAGTTCCCGGTGTGGGCGAACGCCACCGCCGCCCCCTACCCGTACTCACCCGAAGCCATCAAGGCCGGGCTCGCCGCGCAGATCGCCTCGCCCGTCCGGTTCGCCGAGCAGATCGAGGCGATGTACGAGGCCGGGGCGAGGATCTTCGTCGAGGTGGGGCCCGGGCGCGTACTGAGCACCCTGGTCCGCCGGATCCTCGGCGACGACCGCCCGTACCGGACGATTCCCACCGAACCGCACGCTGGTGCCGGACTGCCCGGCTTTCTTGCCGCCCTCGCCCGACTCGCGGTCGAAGGCGTGCCCGTGGACACGGGGTGGCTGTTCCAGGGCCGCGCCACGACCGACCTGGAGGAGTCCGTACCGGAGGCACCGGCGGGCTGGACCGTCGACGGTCACCTGGTCCGGGACGCCTCGGGCGAGCCGTTGCCGGGCGGGTTGCGGCCGGCCCGACGTATCTCTCTGGAGGCGGATGTGTCCGAGGCGGCGCGAGGGGACCGGGACGAGCTGCTGACCGAGTTCCTGCGGGGGACGCGGGAGATGGTGGCGGCTCAGCGTGAGGTGCTGCTGGCCTACTTCGGGGCGTTCCCGTCCCCTGAGGCGGGGGTGGCGGAGGGGGCCCCACGAGATCCGGCGCCCGTACGCGTGTCCAGGCCCGAACCAGAGGCCACGCCCACGCCCGTACCCGTACCCATGCCTGCGCCGCCGGAGCCCGCGGGCGGTACCGACCTGCTCGACGCCGTCCTGCGGATCATCAGCGGCCGCACGGGCTACCCGGCGGACATGATCGAGCCCGACCTCGACCTGGAGGCCGACCTCGGCATCGACTCCATCAAGCGCACCGAGATCGCCGGGGAACTGGCGGGGCTGGTGGGTGGGGGAGCGGACGCGGTGGACCTCGGCGACCACGCACTCGAAGCGCTGTCCCGGGCGCGTACGGCGGAGGCGATCACGCGGTGGCTGGAGGCGAGGCGGGAGGCGCCGCAGGGTGCGGGTGGGTTGGCGGCGCGCCCGGAGGAGGCGCAGGGCGACGGCCTGCTCGGGACGGCGCCCAAGCGGTACGTGATGGGTCGGGTGCCGCTGGGACCGCCACCGCTCGGAGCGGCGAACCTGGACCTGACCGGCAAGCGGTTCGCGGTGGTGGGCGGCGCGGCGAGCGGGGGGCGGGCTGACGCAGGGACTGAAGCGGGCAGCATGGCGCACTCGGTGGCGGCCGAGCTTCGGCGACGAGGGGCGGAGGTCGTCCTCCTCGCCGGGGACTGTGAGCTGCCCGAGGCCATACGCGGATCGGGTGACGGCACGAGCGGCACGGAGCCGGACCAGGCGGGGGTGGACGGCCTCATCCACGTCGGCGCCCTGACCGAAGACGCCCGACCCGCACTCCCGTCCGCATTCCCCGCCTACGCCGCCGCGCTGGCCCGGCGACCGGCCTGGCTGGTCGGCGTCTGCCCGGCCACCGGTGCCGCGGGGGCCGGGCTGCCCGGCCTGTTCCGCACCGCGGCGCGTGAGCACCCCGCCACCAACATCCGCCTGGTACGCCTGACCGAATGGCCCGCGGGGCCCGCAGGGCCCGATGGGCCTGCTGGACCTGATGGACCCGCAGGTCCGGCGGAACCGGCGGAATCCGTAGCACCCGCTGGACCCGCTGAACCCGCAGGACGCGCAGAGCCCAATGGGCTTGCTGGACCCGCAGGACGCGCAGAGCCCAATGGACTTGCTGGACCCGCAGGGCCCGCAGGGCCGGCGGAGCCCGCGGAATTCATAGCACCCGCAGGACCGGCAGGATCGGCGGAGCCCGCTGGACCCGCTGAACCCGCAGGACGCGCAGAGCCCAATGGGCTTGCTGGACCCGCAGGGCCCGCAGGACGCGCAGGGCCCAATGGACTTGCTGGACCCGATAGCCCCGCAGGGCCGGTGGAGCCCGTAGCTCGCGCTGGGCTCGCAGGACCGGCGGAACCCATATCACCCGCAGGACTCGCAGGTCCGGCGGAACCCGTATCACCCGCAGGACTCGCAGGTCCGGCGGAACCCGTATCGCCCGCAGGATCCGCTGGACCCGCAGCACCCGCAGGGTCCACGGCACCCGCAGGGCCCACGGCACCCACCGGGCCCACGGCACCCCCAGAGCCCGCAACACCCCCGCCATCCCCACCACCCTCACTCACCGAACTCGCCCGCGCCCTGGTAACCGAGCTGGCCGACCCCCGCCCCGAACCCGTCGTCGATCACACCCCCGAAGGTCGTTTCGCGCCGCGTGCCGAGCCGGCGCCCCTGGGGCCTTCCGCGCACCGCGGCGCGGGCCCCGGGGGAGGCGACGGCCGTGCCGAGGCGCTGGCCTGTGGGCTCACGCCCGAGTCGGTCGTGGTCCTCGCCGGAGGAGGCCGCGGTATCACCGCCCGCTTTGCCCTGGCCCTGGCCACCGCCGCCCGCTGCCGCGTCGAACTCCTCGGCCGTACCCCGCTCCCCGACGTCCCCGAAGACAAGGCCACGGCCGCCGCCCGGGACCGCGCCGCGCTGCGGGCGGCCCTCGCCGCGCAGGGCGGCCGGACCCCGGCCGAGGTCGACCGAGCCGCCGGAATCGTCCTCGCCCAGCGCGAAGTCGGAGCCACCCTCCGCGAGTTGGGGCGGCTCGGCAGTCCCGCCCGCTACCACGTCACCGATCTGCGCGACCCGGACGCCGTCGACCGCGCCCTGAAGGAGGTCATGGCCGAGTACGGGCGGATCGACGGGATCGTCGGCGGCGCGGGCGTCATCGAGGACCGGCTGATGGCCGACAAGGACGCCGCGTCGTTCGACCGTGTGTACGGCACCAAGGTGGACGGAGCCCGCCACCTCCTCGACGCGACCGCCGCCGCCCTCGTCGGCGACCAACGCCCGTTGTTCGCCGTGCTGTTCGGCAGCGTCTCCGCAGTCCTCGGCAACCGCGGCCAGTGCGACTACGCCGCCGCCAACGACGCCCTGGAAAGCCTCGGTGCGGCTTGGTCCGCCCGTACGGGCAACCGCGCGCTCACCGTCCACTGGGGCCCCTGGGCTCCGACGGGCAGCCACGCCGGAATGGTCACCCCGGAGCTCGGCCGCGACTACGCCCGCCGCGGCGTCGGCCTCATCGACCCGGACGAAGGAGTCCTCGCCCTGCTCCGCGAGCTCGCCTGGGGCGACCCCGCCGCGACGTCCGTCGTCCTCACCGCGTCGGCCCTGTGA